The following coding sequences lie in one Carassius carassius chromosome 1, fCarCar2.1, whole genome shotgun sequence genomic window:
- the pecam1a gene encoding platelet endothelial cell adhesion molecule isoform X1 has protein sequence MSVCLLWLGLLRISLSALWQAADIHAAVTIDQVTLTVLPAHNVESGTEVIFRCEASVSQSLSQSLTYSFRLLQDDHEVYTENISASVMEHSLSSVRVSNSGRYQCSVHIYDKHKMSNILSLRVTGLQIPTLKVKSDIVSEGEDIIATCSASEEMGSLVFYFYENDLEVKRVSSNSNSVKTILTTQKITEIYLHCAYMVIMHSNAGFSNKSNVVKVIVRDLDAITPQISISPKGNVVEGDRVQITCMVKYPSDLELYLTKGKTVLHKSHTTFTKSLVVRAEDSGDYVCKAEKGSVQKKAVYTLQVAELFSKPILRMSPNEVFEGERFTLTCSSNVTSSAKIVKADIKYVLLKDGRHISAVAKNEDTASPATNGKYYCMAMAKEVNKTSSPHDVKAKVPVSAPVVRAVDKVIVGKPFRVSCEAESGTLPINYTLLKTQVPVAHRTVVTAADRAIFNITSISFPEDINSITCQAYNRGSSFSRTSEPLRSPVIVPVSRPVLETKEDTISEGSDLTLFCRVQQGTYPITFTWYHNRAILLPSFQEVRSSEGRHVIKAIKREQRGNYYCEASNYASETKKSDPAKIGVSLALWKEAVIGLLCILLLVAIVIVLTFFFKKMSHPRRQKQETDLSVKPSRPKSGDPMRISLTLDIEDNTALNGTPGVMGRNVWSGNASGSDSDDPPDEDSKLVQPQEVGLCREVPVTKSIEHHYSAQHTEVQVSTPGVLEQADGQVALEYAQLNNSEQGPA, from the exons ATGAGCGTGTGTCTTCTCTGGCTCGGCCTGCTCCGCATCAGCCTGAGCGCACTGT GGCAAGCGGCCGACATACATGCAG CGGTGACCATTGATCAGGTGACACTGACAGTGCTTCCTGCTCATAATGTGGAGAGTGGCACTGAGGTGATCTTTCGTTGTGAGGCCAGTGTCAGTCAGAGCCTCTCCCAGTCGCTGACATACTCCTTCAGACTCCTGCAGGATGATCATGAGGTGTACACCGAAAATATCAGCGCCTCAGTGATGGAGCACAGCTTATCTTCTGTCAGGGTGTCCAACTCTGGTCGCTACCAGTGCAGTGTCCACATCTACGACAAGCACAAGATGAGCAACATCCTGTCATTACGCGTCACAG GTCTTCAGATCCCTACACTGAAGGTGAAGTCTGACATTGTGTCTGAGGGGGAAGACATTATTGCCACATGCAGTGCATCAGAGGAGATGGGCAGTCTGGTCTTCTACTTCTACGAGAATGATCTGGAAGTCAAGAGAGTCAGTAGTAACAGCAACTCTGTAAAGACCATTCTGACCACGCAGAAGATCACAGAAATCTACCTGCATTGTGCCTATATGGTTATAATGCACTCTAATGCTGGTTTCTCCAACAAAAGCAACGTGGTGAAAGTTATTGTACGAG ATCTTGATGCGATCACCCCACAGATAAGCATCTCACCCAAAGGGAATGTTGTTGAGGGTGACAGGGTGCAGATCACATGTATGGTGAAATATCCCTCAGATCTTGAGTTGTACCTCACTAAAGGCAAAACTGTTCTTCACAAATCTCATACAACCTTCACAAAGAGCCTTGTAGTAAGAGCTGAGGACTCAGGGGACTATGTGTGTAAAGCAGAGAAAGGCAGCGTGCAAAAGAAGGCAGTCTATACGCTACAAGTTGCAG AACTGTTCTCTAAGCCGATTTTGAGAATGAGCCCAAACGAGGTTTTCGAAGGAGAACGCTTCACTCTGACCTGCAGCAGTAATGTAACCTCCTCTGCGAAGATCGTAAAAGCGGACATAAAGTATGTTTTGCTGAAAGATGGTCGACACATTTCAGCAGTTGCAAAAAACGAAGACACTGCAAGCCCCGCCACCAATGGAAAATACTACTGCATGGCAATGGCTAAAGAAGTTAACAAGACCAGCTCACCACATGATGTAAAAGCTAAAG TGCCTGTTTCTGCCCCAGTCGTTCGTGCTGTTGATAAGGTGATTGTTGGTAAGCCGTTCAGAGTTTCATGTGAGGCTGAAAGTGGAACGCTTCCAATAAACTACACCTTATTGAAGACCCAAGTTCCAGTGGCTCACAGGACAGTGGTTACAGCAGCTGACAGGGCGATCTTTAACATAACCTCCATCAGTTTTCCAGAAGACATCAACTCCATCACATGTCAGGCTTATAACCGTGGGTCATCGTTCAGTAGGACCAGTGAGCCCCTTAGATCACCCGTCATAG TACCAGTTTCCAGGCCTGTCCTGGAGACAAAGGAGGATACAATCTCAGAGGGGTCGGACCTTACCCTCTTCTGCCGTGTACAACAGGGCACTTACCCCATCACCTTCACCTGGTATCATAACAGAGCTATACTCCTTCCCTCCTTCCAAGAGGTCAGATCCTCAGAAGGAAGACACGTCATCAAAGCCATCAAAAGAGAGCAGAGAGGCAACTACTACTGTGAGGCATCTAATTACGCCTCTGAAACCAAAAAAAGTGATCCAGCAAAAATTGGTG tCAGTTTAGCGCTGTGGAAGGAGGCTGTTATTGGATTGCTCTGTATCTTGCTTTTGGTGGCTATCGTCATAGTCCTGACattcttttttaagaaaatgtcccACCCACGCAGACAAAAGCAAGAAACTGACTTATCAGT AAAACCTTCAAGGCCCAAATCAGGTGACCCAATGAGAATAAGCCTTACTCTCGACATTGAAGACAACACTGCTCTCAATG GAACTCCCGGTGTGATGGGCAGGAATGTCTGGAGTGGAAATGCATCTGGCTCAG ATTCTGACGATCCTCCTGATGAAGACTCTAAGCTGGTTCAGCCACAGGAAGTGGGTCTCTGCAGAG AAGTTCCTGTGACGAAAAGCATAGAGCACCATTACAGTGCCCAACACACAGAGGTCCAGGTGTCCACTCCAG gaGTTTTGGAACAGGCTGATGGC CAGGTAGCTCTGGAATATGCACAACTCAACAACAGTGAACAAGGACCTGCATAG
- the pecam1a gene encoding platelet endothelial cell adhesion molecule isoform X4 — translation MSVCLLWLGLLRISLSALWQAADIHAAVTIDQVTLTVLPAHNVESGTEVIFRCEASVSQSLSQSLTYSFRLLQDDHEVYTENISASVMEHSLSSVRVSNSGRYQCSVHIYDKHKMSNILSLRVTGLQIPTLKVKSDIVSEGEDIIATCSASEEMGSLVFYFYENDLEVKRVSSNSNSVKTILTTQKITEIYLHCAYMVIMHSNAGFSNKSNVVKVIVRDLDAITPQISISPKGNVVEGDRVQITCMVKYPSDLELYLTKGKTVLHKSHTTFTKSLVVRAEDSGDYVCKAEKGSVQKKAVYTLQVAELFSKPILRMSPNEVFEGERFTLTCSSNVTSSAKIVKADIKYVLLKDGRHISAVAKNEDTASPATNGKYYCMAMAKEVNKTSSPHDVKAKVPVSAPVVRAVDKVIVGKPFRVSCEAESGTLPINYTLLKTQVPVAHRTVVTAADRAIFNITSISFPEDINSITCQAYNRGSSFSRTSEPLRSPVIVPVSRPVLETKEDTISEGSDLTLFCRVQQGTYPITFTWYHNRAILLPSFQEVRSSEGRHVIKAIKREQRGNYYCEASNYASETKKSDPAKIGVSLALWKEAVIGLLCILLLVAIVIVLTFFFKKMSHPRRQKQETDLSVKPSRPKSGDPMRISLTLDIEDNTALNGTPGVMGRNVWSGNASGSDSDDPPDEDSKLVQPQEVGLCRVPVTKSIEHHYSAQHTEVQVSTPGVLEQADGVALEYAQLNNSEQGPA, via the exons ATGAGCGTGTGTCTTCTCTGGCTCGGCCTGCTCCGCATCAGCCTGAGCGCACTGT GGCAAGCGGCCGACATACATGCAG CGGTGACCATTGATCAGGTGACACTGACAGTGCTTCCTGCTCATAATGTGGAGAGTGGCACTGAGGTGATCTTTCGTTGTGAGGCCAGTGTCAGTCAGAGCCTCTCCCAGTCGCTGACATACTCCTTCAGACTCCTGCAGGATGATCATGAGGTGTACACCGAAAATATCAGCGCCTCAGTGATGGAGCACAGCTTATCTTCTGTCAGGGTGTCCAACTCTGGTCGCTACCAGTGCAGTGTCCACATCTACGACAAGCACAAGATGAGCAACATCCTGTCATTACGCGTCACAG GTCTTCAGATCCCTACACTGAAGGTGAAGTCTGACATTGTGTCTGAGGGGGAAGACATTATTGCCACATGCAGTGCATCAGAGGAGATGGGCAGTCTGGTCTTCTACTTCTACGAGAATGATCTGGAAGTCAAGAGAGTCAGTAGTAACAGCAACTCTGTAAAGACCATTCTGACCACGCAGAAGATCACAGAAATCTACCTGCATTGTGCCTATATGGTTATAATGCACTCTAATGCTGGTTTCTCCAACAAAAGCAACGTGGTGAAAGTTATTGTACGAG ATCTTGATGCGATCACCCCACAGATAAGCATCTCACCCAAAGGGAATGTTGTTGAGGGTGACAGGGTGCAGATCACATGTATGGTGAAATATCCCTCAGATCTTGAGTTGTACCTCACTAAAGGCAAAACTGTTCTTCACAAATCTCATACAACCTTCACAAAGAGCCTTGTAGTAAGAGCTGAGGACTCAGGGGACTATGTGTGTAAAGCAGAGAAAGGCAGCGTGCAAAAGAAGGCAGTCTATACGCTACAAGTTGCAG AACTGTTCTCTAAGCCGATTTTGAGAATGAGCCCAAACGAGGTTTTCGAAGGAGAACGCTTCACTCTGACCTGCAGCAGTAATGTAACCTCCTCTGCGAAGATCGTAAAAGCGGACATAAAGTATGTTTTGCTGAAAGATGGTCGACACATTTCAGCAGTTGCAAAAAACGAAGACACTGCAAGCCCCGCCACCAATGGAAAATACTACTGCATGGCAATGGCTAAAGAAGTTAACAAGACCAGCTCACCACATGATGTAAAAGCTAAAG TGCCTGTTTCTGCCCCAGTCGTTCGTGCTGTTGATAAGGTGATTGTTGGTAAGCCGTTCAGAGTTTCATGTGAGGCTGAAAGTGGAACGCTTCCAATAAACTACACCTTATTGAAGACCCAAGTTCCAGTGGCTCACAGGACAGTGGTTACAGCAGCTGACAGGGCGATCTTTAACATAACCTCCATCAGTTTTCCAGAAGACATCAACTCCATCACATGTCAGGCTTATAACCGTGGGTCATCGTTCAGTAGGACCAGTGAGCCCCTTAGATCACCCGTCATAG TACCAGTTTCCAGGCCTGTCCTGGAGACAAAGGAGGATACAATCTCAGAGGGGTCGGACCTTACCCTCTTCTGCCGTGTACAACAGGGCACTTACCCCATCACCTTCACCTGGTATCATAACAGAGCTATACTCCTTCCCTCCTTCCAAGAGGTCAGATCCTCAGAAGGAAGACACGTCATCAAAGCCATCAAAAGAGAGCAGAGAGGCAACTACTACTGTGAGGCATCTAATTACGCCTCTGAAACCAAAAAAAGTGATCCAGCAAAAATTGGTG tCAGTTTAGCGCTGTGGAAGGAGGCTGTTATTGGATTGCTCTGTATCTTGCTTTTGGTGGCTATCGTCATAGTCCTGACattcttttttaagaaaatgtcccACCCACGCAGACAAAAGCAAGAAACTGACTTATCAGT AAAACCTTCAAGGCCCAAATCAGGTGACCCAATGAGAATAAGCCTTACTCTCGACATTGAAGACAACACTGCTCTCAATG GAACTCCCGGTGTGATGGGCAGGAATGTCTGGAGTGGAAATGCATCTGGCTCAG ATTCTGACGATCCTCCTGATGAAGACTCTAAGCTGGTTCAGCCACAGGAAGTGGGTCTCTGCAGAG TTCCTGTGACGAAAAGCATAGAGCACCATTACAGTGCCCAACACACAGAGGTCCAGGTGTCCACTCCAG gaGTTTTGGAACAGGCTGATGGC GTAGCTCTGGAATATGCACAACTCAACAACAGTGAACAAGGACCTGCATAG
- the pecam1a gene encoding platelet endothelial cell adhesion molecule isoform X3, with the protein MSVCLLWLGLLRISLSALWQAADIHAAVTIDQVTLTVLPAHNVESGTEVIFRCEASVSQSLSQSLTYSFRLLQDDHEVYTENISASVMEHSLSSVRVSNSGRYQCSVHIYDKHKMSNILSLRVTGLQIPTLKVKSDIVSEGEDIIATCSASEEMGSLVFYFYENDLEVKRVSSNSNSVKTILTTQKITEIYLHCAYMVIMHSNAGFSNKSNVVKVIVRDLDAITPQISISPKGNVVEGDRVQITCMVKYPSDLELYLTKGKTVLHKSHTTFTKSLVVRAEDSGDYVCKAEKGSVQKKAVYTLQVAELFSKPILRMSPNEVFEGERFTLTCSSNVTSSAKIVKADIKYVLLKDGRHISAVAKNEDTASPATNGKYYCMAMAKEVNKTSSPHDVKAKVPVSAPVVRAVDKVIVGKPFRVSCEAESGTLPINYTLLKTQVPVAHRTVVTAADRAIFNITSISFPEDINSITCQAYNRGSSFSRTSEPLRSPVIVPVSRPVLETKEDTISEGSDLTLFCRVQQGTYPITFTWYHNRAILLPSFQEVRSSEGRHVIKAIKREQRGNYYCEASNYASETKKSDPAKIGVSLALWKEAVIGLLCILLLVAIVIVLTFFFKKMSHPRRQKQETDLSVKPSRPKSGDPMRISLTLDIEDNTALNGTPGVMGRNVWSGNASGSDSDDPPDEDSKLVQPQEVGLCRVPVTKSIEHHYSAQHTEVQVSTPGVLEQADGQVALEYAQLNNSEQGPA; encoded by the exons ATGAGCGTGTGTCTTCTCTGGCTCGGCCTGCTCCGCATCAGCCTGAGCGCACTGT GGCAAGCGGCCGACATACATGCAG CGGTGACCATTGATCAGGTGACACTGACAGTGCTTCCTGCTCATAATGTGGAGAGTGGCACTGAGGTGATCTTTCGTTGTGAGGCCAGTGTCAGTCAGAGCCTCTCCCAGTCGCTGACATACTCCTTCAGACTCCTGCAGGATGATCATGAGGTGTACACCGAAAATATCAGCGCCTCAGTGATGGAGCACAGCTTATCTTCTGTCAGGGTGTCCAACTCTGGTCGCTACCAGTGCAGTGTCCACATCTACGACAAGCACAAGATGAGCAACATCCTGTCATTACGCGTCACAG GTCTTCAGATCCCTACACTGAAGGTGAAGTCTGACATTGTGTCTGAGGGGGAAGACATTATTGCCACATGCAGTGCATCAGAGGAGATGGGCAGTCTGGTCTTCTACTTCTACGAGAATGATCTGGAAGTCAAGAGAGTCAGTAGTAACAGCAACTCTGTAAAGACCATTCTGACCACGCAGAAGATCACAGAAATCTACCTGCATTGTGCCTATATGGTTATAATGCACTCTAATGCTGGTTTCTCCAACAAAAGCAACGTGGTGAAAGTTATTGTACGAG ATCTTGATGCGATCACCCCACAGATAAGCATCTCACCCAAAGGGAATGTTGTTGAGGGTGACAGGGTGCAGATCACATGTATGGTGAAATATCCCTCAGATCTTGAGTTGTACCTCACTAAAGGCAAAACTGTTCTTCACAAATCTCATACAACCTTCACAAAGAGCCTTGTAGTAAGAGCTGAGGACTCAGGGGACTATGTGTGTAAAGCAGAGAAAGGCAGCGTGCAAAAGAAGGCAGTCTATACGCTACAAGTTGCAG AACTGTTCTCTAAGCCGATTTTGAGAATGAGCCCAAACGAGGTTTTCGAAGGAGAACGCTTCACTCTGACCTGCAGCAGTAATGTAACCTCCTCTGCGAAGATCGTAAAAGCGGACATAAAGTATGTTTTGCTGAAAGATGGTCGACACATTTCAGCAGTTGCAAAAAACGAAGACACTGCAAGCCCCGCCACCAATGGAAAATACTACTGCATGGCAATGGCTAAAGAAGTTAACAAGACCAGCTCACCACATGATGTAAAAGCTAAAG TGCCTGTTTCTGCCCCAGTCGTTCGTGCTGTTGATAAGGTGATTGTTGGTAAGCCGTTCAGAGTTTCATGTGAGGCTGAAAGTGGAACGCTTCCAATAAACTACACCTTATTGAAGACCCAAGTTCCAGTGGCTCACAGGACAGTGGTTACAGCAGCTGACAGGGCGATCTTTAACATAACCTCCATCAGTTTTCCAGAAGACATCAACTCCATCACATGTCAGGCTTATAACCGTGGGTCATCGTTCAGTAGGACCAGTGAGCCCCTTAGATCACCCGTCATAG TACCAGTTTCCAGGCCTGTCCTGGAGACAAAGGAGGATACAATCTCAGAGGGGTCGGACCTTACCCTCTTCTGCCGTGTACAACAGGGCACTTACCCCATCACCTTCACCTGGTATCATAACAGAGCTATACTCCTTCCCTCCTTCCAAGAGGTCAGATCCTCAGAAGGAAGACACGTCATCAAAGCCATCAAAAGAGAGCAGAGAGGCAACTACTACTGTGAGGCATCTAATTACGCCTCTGAAACCAAAAAAAGTGATCCAGCAAAAATTGGTG tCAGTTTAGCGCTGTGGAAGGAGGCTGTTATTGGATTGCTCTGTATCTTGCTTTTGGTGGCTATCGTCATAGTCCTGACattcttttttaagaaaatgtcccACCCACGCAGACAAAAGCAAGAAACTGACTTATCAGT AAAACCTTCAAGGCCCAAATCAGGTGACCCAATGAGAATAAGCCTTACTCTCGACATTGAAGACAACACTGCTCTCAATG GAACTCCCGGTGTGATGGGCAGGAATGTCTGGAGTGGAAATGCATCTGGCTCAG ATTCTGACGATCCTCCTGATGAAGACTCTAAGCTGGTTCAGCCACAGGAAGTGGGTCTCTGCAGAG TTCCTGTGACGAAAAGCATAGAGCACCATTACAGTGCCCAACACACAGAGGTCCAGGTGTCCACTCCAG gaGTTTTGGAACAGGCTGATGGC CAGGTAGCTCTGGAATATGCACAACTCAACAACAGTGAACAAGGACCTGCATAG
- the pecam1a gene encoding platelet endothelial cell adhesion molecule isoform X2, with translation MSVCLLWLGLLRISLSALWQAADIHAAVTIDQVTLTVLPAHNVESGTEVIFRCEASVSQSLSQSLTYSFRLLQDDHEVYTENISASVMEHSLSSVRVSNSGRYQCSVHIYDKHKMSNILSLRVTGLQIPTLKVKSDIVSEGEDIIATCSASEEMGSLVFYFYENDLEVKRVSSNSNSVKTILTTQKITEIYLHCAYMVIMHSNAGFSNKSNVVKVIVRDLDAITPQISISPKGNVVEGDRVQITCMVKYPSDLELYLTKGKTVLHKSHTTFTKSLVVRAEDSGDYVCKAEKGSVQKKAVYTLQVAELFSKPILRMSPNEVFEGERFTLTCSSNVTSSAKIVKADIKYVLLKDGRHISAVAKNEDTASPATNGKYYCMAMAKEVNKTSSPHDVKAKVPVSAPVVRAVDKVIVGKPFRVSCEAESGTLPINYTLLKTQVPVAHRTVVTAADRAIFNITSISFPEDINSITCQAYNRGSSFSRTSEPLRSPVIVPVSRPVLETKEDTISEGSDLTLFCRVQQGTYPITFTWYHNRAILLPSFQEVRSSEGRHVIKAIKREQRGNYYCEASNYASETKKSDPAKIGVSLALWKEAVIGLLCILLLVAIVIVLTFFFKKMSHPRRQKQETDLSVKPSRPKSGDPMRISLTLDIEDNTALNGTPGVMGRNVWSGNASGSDSDDPPDEDSKLVQPQEVGLCREVPVTKSIEHHYSAQHTEVQVSTPGVLEQADGVALEYAQLNNSEQGPA, from the exons ATGAGCGTGTGTCTTCTCTGGCTCGGCCTGCTCCGCATCAGCCTGAGCGCACTGT GGCAAGCGGCCGACATACATGCAG CGGTGACCATTGATCAGGTGACACTGACAGTGCTTCCTGCTCATAATGTGGAGAGTGGCACTGAGGTGATCTTTCGTTGTGAGGCCAGTGTCAGTCAGAGCCTCTCCCAGTCGCTGACATACTCCTTCAGACTCCTGCAGGATGATCATGAGGTGTACACCGAAAATATCAGCGCCTCAGTGATGGAGCACAGCTTATCTTCTGTCAGGGTGTCCAACTCTGGTCGCTACCAGTGCAGTGTCCACATCTACGACAAGCACAAGATGAGCAACATCCTGTCATTACGCGTCACAG GTCTTCAGATCCCTACACTGAAGGTGAAGTCTGACATTGTGTCTGAGGGGGAAGACATTATTGCCACATGCAGTGCATCAGAGGAGATGGGCAGTCTGGTCTTCTACTTCTACGAGAATGATCTGGAAGTCAAGAGAGTCAGTAGTAACAGCAACTCTGTAAAGACCATTCTGACCACGCAGAAGATCACAGAAATCTACCTGCATTGTGCCTATATGGTTATAATGCACTCTAATGCTGGTTTCTCCAACAAAAGCAACGTGGTGAAAGTTATTGTACGAG ATCTTGATGCGATCACCCCACAGATAAGCATCTCACCCAAAGGGAATGTTGTTGAGGGTGACAGGGTGCAGATCACATGTATGGTGAAATATCCCTCAGATCTTGAGTTGTACCTCACTAAAGGCAAAACTGTTCTTCACAAATCTCATACAACCTTCACAAAGAGCCTTGTAGTAAGAGCTGAGGACTCAGGGGACTATGTGTGTAAAGCAGAGAAAGGCAGCGTGCAAAAGAAGGCAGTCTATACGCTACAAGTTGCAG AACTGTTCTCTAAGCCGATTTTGAGAATGAGCCCAAACGAGGTTTTCGAAGGAGAACGCTTCACTCTGACCTGCAGCAGTAATGTAACCTCCTCTGCGAAGATCGTAAAAGCGGACATAAAGTATGTTTTGCTGAAAGATGGTCGACACATTTCAGCAGTTGCAAAAAACGAAGACACTGCAAGCCCCGCCACCAATGGAAAATACTACTGCATGGCAATGGCTAAAGAAGTTAACAAGACCAGCTCACCACATGATGTAAAAGCTAAAG TGCCTGTTTCTGCCCCAGTCGTTCGTGCTGTTGATAAGGTGATTGTTGGTAAGCCGTTCAGAGTTTCATGTGAGGCTGAAAGTGGAACGCTTCCAATAAACTACACCTTATTGAAGACCCAAGTTCCAGTGGCTCACAGGACAGTGGTTACAGCAGCTGACAGGGCGATCTTTAACATAACCTCCATCAGTTTTCCAGAAGACATCAACTCCATCACATGTCAGGCTTATAACCGTGGGTCATCGTTCAGTAGGACCAGTGAGCCCCTTAGATCACCCGTCATAG TACCAGTTTCCAGGCCTGTCCTGGAGACAAAGGAGGATACAATCTCAGAGGGGTCGGACCTTACCCTCTTCTGCCGTGTACAACAGGGCACTTACCCCATCACCTTCACCTGGTATCATAACAGAGCTATACTCCTTCCCTCCTTCCAAGAGGTCAGATCCTCAGAAGGAAGACACGTCATCAAAGCCATCAAAAGAGAGCAGAGAGGCAACTACTACTGTGAGGCATCTAATTACGCCTCTGAAACCAAAAAAAGTGATCCAGCAAAAATTGGTG tCAGTTTAGCGCTGTGGAAGGAGGCTGTTATTGGATTGCTCTGTATCTTGCTTTTGGTGGCTATCGTCATAGTCCTGACattcttttttaagaaaatgtcccACCCACGCAGACAAAAGCAAGAAACTGACTTATCAGT AAAACCTTCAAGGCCCAAATCAGGTGACCCAATGAGAATAAGCCTTACTCTCGACATTGAAGACAACACTGCTCTCAATG GAACTCCCGGTGTGATGGGCAGGAATGTCTGGAGTGGAAATGCATCTGGCTCAG ATTCTGACGATCCTCCTGATGAAGACTCTAAGCTGGTTCAGCCACAGGAAGTGGGTCTCTGCAGAG AAGTTCCTGTGACGAAAAGCATAGAGCACCATTACAGTGCCCAACACACAGAGGTCCAGGTGTCCACTCCAG gaGTTTTGGAACAGGCTGATGGC GTAGCTCTGGAATATGCACAACTCAACAACAGTGAACAAGGACCTGCATAG